The segment GCGAGAGCCTGGAGTCGAATTGGCAGGCCGCAGCCGAAAAGCTGCGGGAAGAAAACGTGCAGGCGATCTGCCTCGGATTCGGCACCCAGGAAGGCGGCTTCATCCCAGATGGTTCCGGCGGATTCCACAAGGACCCGCAAGGCGCCGTGGTTCTCAGCAAGCTCGAACGTTCCACCTTGGTCGAGCTGGCCCGCATCACCGGAGGAGTCTATCGAGAGGCAAACGTGTGGATCGACCTCGCTCAACTGGTCGAAGATACGGTGAAGAAAGGACAAGCCCGCCTCAAGGAGCGTGAACGCGAGGAAAGCGAGATCGAACGCTACCATTATTTTCTCGCTCCCGGCCTGGCCCTGCTCCTGCTCTCGATCTATTACGAATTCCCCACCATGCCAAGAGCGAGGAATCTCAAAGGAAAGGCTGCAGCATGAATCGTATCCATCTTTTCACTTCGATCGCTTTGGTGTCATTCGTTTCGCTTCTGCCCGCTCAGGATCAAGTCTCCACGGAGTCGCCCAAAGCCAAGGAAGAGGGACAAAGCTATCAGGATATCGTATCCGAAATCGCGAACAAGGACGACCGCGACGCTCGCGACTATGCCATCTTCGCTGCTTCGACTTGGGAGCTGGGACGCAGAGCCAAGCAAAGCGGCGAGGCCATTCCCGACTCCTCGATCCACGACGCAATCGACGCTGTCGAGGAGGGACGCCAGCTCGATGCCGCGGAGACGGACTGGGACAAGCTCCGCGAGGAACTCGAAGCTTTGCTGGTAAAGCCAGAGCAGCAATCTCAACAGCAGCAGGACGCCCAAAACCAACAGCAGCAGCAAAACCAGGACGGCCAGTCCCAAGAAGGACAGCAAGGACAAGGAGAGCAACAGCAGTCCCAAGATCAAAACGGAAATCAGCAGCAACAGCCCAACTCTGACAAGCAACAGCAATCTTCGCAAAACGCCGACCAGCAGTCAGACCAGGAACAGCAAGCAGGCGAAAAAAGCCAGGAGGCTCAATCCGATCCACAGCAAGGCAGTGACGGCGACGCGTCCGAGCAACGTCAAGATGGGGCGCAGATGGGCGATCTTTCCGAACAGATCGATCCGCAGAACCTGAACTTCGCGGATGGTGGCGAAGCCTCCGCCGACATGGATCAACCGCAAAACGAAATGCAAACACTAGGCGGTCAACAAGGCGAAAAGCAGAAGGTCGACGCCGACAAGGCTGCCGTGATGCAAATGCTCGATCAGCTGCGCCAGCAAGACGATCCAGGGAAACTCTTTATGATCCTCCAGGAAGCCCAATCGGGCGAAAAGAAACAACAGCAACCCAACGCCAAGGATTGGTAATCATGCGTTCGACTTGCCGGCTCCTCAGCTTCATCACCGTAATCCTTTCTATCTGCGTATCCACGACTTGGGCGCAGAACGTATTCTGGAGCCCTAGCGGCGGGACCTTCCAGGAGGGCAAGGGAAATTCGCTCGATTTGGTCTTCGACGGATGCGAGCCCGCTGGCGAGCTTGCGCCACCCGATGTGGACGGGCTCAGTCTCACCTTTCGCGGCACCTCCTCATCTACCAACATCGTAAACGGCAGGGTCACACGAAAGGTTATCTATTCCTACCAAGCGGTGCCAAACCGCCGCGGCAGCATCGAAATCCCAAGCTTCACCGTCGATACGGACAAGGGCGACGTTCAGGTCCCGCAAGCTCGCTACACCGTCGTGGAAGCCACCGTAGGATCTTCAGGAGCCAAACCGGAAGACGTATTCCTATCCAGATTTCAACTACGCGATGGCGAGATCTACGCAGGCGAAGTTTTCGAGCTCGACTACTACGCAGGAGCGAAACAGGACTACCAGCTAGTCGATCTTTCTCCCCCCGAGTGGGAGACCAAAGGCCTGGTCACGAACGGCCTAAAGGAAGTGCAGGCGGGCAGCCTGGACCTCGAAGGTCAGCGCTACACCGCGAAAGCCTACAAAGCTCGAGCCATGGCTACCGAAAGCGGCATCCTCGAATTGCCGGGCACCAAGCAGGAAGCGACAATCGTGGTCGGACGAAGGCGCGATTTTCTCTTTCAGGAACCAGTCTACGATTCCTTCGCTATCGAGTCGGAGCCATTTTCCCTGGAGATCTTGCCGCTGCCTGACAACGCCCCGCCGAATTTCTCTGGCGCAGTGGGAGACTTCGAACTGGAATCCCGCGTAGTGCCCGATCAAGTACAAGTCGGCGAACCAGTCACCTGGACGCTGAAGCTGAGTGGCGAAGGCAACTGGCCGGAGGGCATCAGCGTTCCTCAGCGAACGGTTTCCAACAAGTTTCGAGCCATTCAGCCGGAGATCAAAACGGAGTTCGAGCAAGGCGACCTCTTCAAGGGCAGTCAAAGCGAAGATATCGTGCTCATCCCGACCGAAGAAGGCGTATTCAATTTCGGCCCGCTGAGCTTTTCCTATTTCGACCCAAAGCAGGGAGAGTATAAAACCATCGAGATCCCGTCCCAGCGCATCACCGTTTCGCCCGCGGCCGGCAGCCCCGCTCAACCAAGCGCGCCCTCTCCAGCTGGTGACGCCGCATCCACCTTCGCCCCACCCAGCGGAGCCGAAACCTACGACTTCAATCTGGCTGGCGAAAACACCGCTAAGCGCGCTCCCGAGCTGCCCCAGGAACCGCTCGCGAGCAAAACGACGCTCCCCGCTCCGAGAGCTCACTTGTCACTCCTTCCCTACACTTTGGCCGCAATACTAGCCCCGCTCGGAGTCTGGTTCATTTTGGCCATGATCCGCAGTGTAGTCGACGATCCACTACGCCCACGACGCCAAGCGCTCCGAAGATGGAGGAAGCTGACCGATGAGGCGACCGCGAAAGGTGGCGACGCTCTGATCGAGCTGCAGCGGCCGTGGCGACAGGCCCTCGCTGGCTACCTCGGTCTGCAAAACACCGAACCGTCCGCAGAAGAAGTGCGCCTTGCCGCTCTCCAAGCCGGGAACGACGAATTCGCCCGCGAATTTCAATCCCTTTGGACGCTCTCGGACCAGCTTCTGTACGGGGCGAAAAAAACCTCCAGCAGCGATTGGGCTGCCTTGGCGAAGCGATTGGCCAACGCCGCGAAATGCCCGCGCTATCGCCTCGGGCAACTGTTCACTCGCCAGGCTTGGATGGGGGCCGCGGCCGCGCTTTGCCTGCTGCTGGCGCCAGCGACGGAGCTGAGAGCGGACCAGGGAGCTGACGCCTATGAGAGCGGCGATTTCGCGACGGCTGAACAGGCTTGGGTTTCCAGCATCAACGCCGAACCCTATGTATTCGAGCACCGTTACAACGCGGGATTGGCTGCGGCCCAACAACAGGATTGGGGAAGGGCATGGGCCTATTGGGTGGGAGCGTTCTGCCTGAATCCTCACGAACCGCGACTGGAGTGGAACCTGAAGCTCGCCCACGGACATACCGACGCGTACGATCCTGTGCTGCAATCGCTTCTCGAAAAGGATGGCATCCACCGGGTCATCCGCATGCTCTCTCCGGCCGGTTGGCAGCGCCTCGCGATCGGTTCGCTCTGGTTCGCCGGCGGCTTTCTGACGCTGGCAATCCTGACGCTTCACCTCACGCCGTCTCGCCGGTCCTCTTTCCTGCTGTTTCTCGCCTTCGCCCTGTCCGGCACAAATGCCTACTTCAGCAAATGGGCGAGCTCCGAGTACGGCTCCCTATCGGATACGGATGCCCTGCTGGTGACCGCTAGCGTGCCGCTCAATTCCATTCCATCCGAGCTCGACGCCGAACAGATCAGCTCCGCGATCAGCGCCGGAACCATCCTGCGTCCCACCAGAGATTTCTTGGGTTGGCTTAAGGTTACCCTCCCCAATGGCGATATCGGATGGATAAGGCGGGAAAACGTCATGCCTCTCTACGGTCCTATCGATTCCGCTCCCTCCGAGCAGTAGACGGACCAAGGGGACTTTTAGCGCATTGAAGCGCTTTAGGCGTAATTACGCGAAATCACCTCCGTAACAGAGCCGTTTCTCAGGCATACCCAAACGAAACGTATGGAATTTCTAAAGCGACATTGGTCTACTCTCATCCTCATTGTCATATTGGCAGGCTGGCTGGGCATTCGCATGGGCACCGACCGCTGCCCGAGCTGCGTGGTGACTGACATCGCCCAGGACGCGGTCGGAGACGAGGGAAGCCCTGCCGCAAAGTCGGAAGTCTCTCGCCTGCCGAAGCTTGCGGACTGGACCGCGATCGATACCGATGGCGAAGTGGTTGGCAGCGAGTCTCTCAAAGGCAAGGTCGGCGTGCTGGTCTACTGGGCGACCTGGTGCGGCGGGTGCAAAAAGGAGATCCCTGATCTGGTCGCTCTTCGCGAAGAGTTTCCAGAATCAAAAGTGGAGATTATCGGTCTCTCCGTGGACGAGGCCCACAAGGATCTGGAGGCATTTGCCAAGGCTGCGGGCATAAACTACCGAATCGCCCGCGTAACTGAATCAGTCGACAAGGCGATCGGCCCCGTCGATTCGATCCCCACGATCATCCTGATCGATCAGGACGGTCGCGTGCAGTTCCGCCACTCCGGTCTCGTGGAAAAGGAAGCTCTGGCCGAGCGCGTCAGGAGCCTGCTGGTGGAAAAGCCGAGCAACTACGCAGGAATCTAAGCGACCGACGCAAGAGCCACCTCCTTCGATTCACGCCTCGCGGCGAGGCGCCGCACCTATTCCGTCGATAGCGAATCGAAGGCCATCCTTAGTCCGTCAACTTGAGCACGAGGTCCGCCGACTTGCTCATGGCCCCGTCGCCTGCCGCTGTATCAGCGATGAAGATACGGCTAGACTCGATCTCACCGTCGTCGGTGAGAGCTTTCTTAACTGCCAACATGCGCTCGTGACCGAGCTGCCTGATCCACTCCGGATCGAGTTCCAATCGATCTAGACGCTCCAGTACGTAAGCGAATTTTTCCTCAGCGGTGGGTTCCGGCTCCTCTGTCGGCTCCGGAGCTTCGCTGGTTGGCTCGGCCTTGGCGGAAACGGCCTCGCTCGCTTGGGCTACGCCACTATCGGCTTGATCGCTTTTCTGCGAATCATCGCCTCGTTTCAGGCCGATCAAGCGGGCCAAGCGTGTGAGTAGGTTCACCTTTTCCCTCGTTTTCAACGCTTCGTCTGCATCCGCCTTGCTCTTGGGATTCACCTCCGGCTGCTCCGTCTCGATCTCGCTACGCGAATCAGCGATCTGCTGTTGCGCCTCCTGCTCCTTCAGCTGGTCGTAGGAAAGCTCCAAGCCCGCTTGAAAAGCGCTTTGATCGTAATCCGCCAACAAGTCCACCACGCTATTCGGCTCGAAATCCGGATTCGCCAGCACATGTCGGGCGTAGCGCTTTTTTAGATACGCCGACTCCTCATCCATTTTCGTATTTTCAATCAGCTCCAGCCGTAGAGCTGGTCGCTGATTGAGGATTTTCACCAACGAATCCACCTTGCTCCGAGTCTCCCCAGAAATAGCAATGGAACCCGGGTCGAAATGAATCGTGTCCAAATCCTCGCTTCCGCCAACCATGCCAGCGAGGAATTTGAAAGGTGAGGTGGCCGCTTTGAGGACCAAGTTTCCAAACGTCTGCAGAATCAGACCGCCGATGCTCACGTTGGGACTGGAGAGATCCCCGCTGACCCTAAGCCCGTCATAGGAAATCATACCGCTAGGATCCTTGAGGAGACTGATAGCGAAGCCCACAGGCAGATTGATCGCTTCCGAGCTTTCCACGCGATCGCCCAAGGTAAGCTGATCGATTCGAAAGCTATTGGTTCCTTCAAGTTGGCTGTTTCGTATCTTATAGGTGGATACGATTTCAAACTGGCCTTTAGCAAGCTTGCGACCAAGGTAGGTCTCCCAGTACGGACTGATCGCGGTCATGTCGAATCCGTTGACGGTGAGCGACAGATCGCTCTGAGCTTCGGGATCCGCCAACTGGAAGGCACCCTCACCTTTCATCCGGCCTCCTTCGTCGACCTCCGTTGAAATGGAAAAGTTAGCCACTTGAAGCGGATCGGTCGAAAGGTTCTCCACCAGCAACTCGAAATCCGTCAACCGCGTGCGCAGCGTAGAAACCAGTGTACTGTCGGAAAAGTTCAAACCGCCCCCTCTTACAAGAAAGCGATCGAGGCGAACGCTCAGATCTTCTTCTCCAGTGGTCTCGCGAGCGACTTCCACCTGTTTTTCGAAATCCTCCTGTATCCGTTTTTCAATTCTATACAGGTTCAAATCCTCCTCGTCCTGCCAGACGCTGAGACCTGGATCAACCACCTCGACTTCCGCGACCGCCAACTCCTTGCCATCGAAGCGGGCAGATTTTATCGAAAGGCTGGCAAGATTGAAGAACTGCCTTTCCTCATCGAGATGGGCAACCTGGAGATCGGTCAAATCCGCATTGCTCGTCACCGTGATCGATCCCTTCAGGTCGAAGCTCCCGGTAGCGTCGAAGCGAATACGGCCCTTTTCCAGCAAGGCGTTCGCGGCTTCGCTGACATAGGGCTGAAACTGGGAAACATCCAACCCGTTCGCGGAAACGCTGAAATCCCCCCCTTCTTCGAGAGACGCGAGGGCGCCGGAGAGCGACAAAGAACCGTCGAAGGCGCTCAGGTCCACCTGGGCCAAAGCGGAGGCCGAGAGCTCTTCTCCGCGCATCATCGCCGATATTTCTCGTATCGAAATTTCAATGTCACGAAACTCAGTCGAAAAACTGCTCTCCAACGAGCGGTCTTCGAAACGCGCCGCTCCCCCTTCGGCGTTGAATTCCGCCAGCTTGAGGCTGAGGTTGCCCGCTTGGCCTCCGGCTCCGCTTGAGCTAGCCGTCGCGGCGGTAGATGTCTTCATCTGAGGCAAAACCGGAGTCCCTTCTTCGCTCAACGTCAGATCGAGAAACGGATCGAGCAAACCGATGCGGGCGATTTCGATCTCCATCGAGCTGAGTCGCGCCATCAGTCCGCTGAGCGAAAGCGATTGGAATCTAAGGTGTTCCTTGCTCTCGTCGCGCAGCGAAAACCTCCCCAGCCGCGCTTCGCCAGTGACGACGATCTCCGGCGCGGTCTCCCCTTCCGCGGCCATAGTGACATCTACGGCCAGATCGAAACCGGCTTCTCCAGCAAGCTCCGCTAGCATGGTCTCCGAAACGTACGGCTGCAGGCTGCTTAGCTGGACGCCTTGCAGCGAGCTGGAAACCGATAGCGACCAAGGCTCCAAAGACAGGGCTCCGCCCTCCATTTGAAGGCTTCCTCCCGAAGCGATTCTCAGCAAAGCGTCGAAGGTCCAATGATACGCTGAACCATCGCCTCCTACGCCCTCGGTCTCAAGCTCCTTCATTGGCACCGTGCCGAGATTCGCGCCGGTGAGCGACTCGAGCACAAGCGTCTCCTCGTAGGGCGCTTCCAAGCTAAGGTCGCGAAAGTGGATCGTCACGTTTCTGATGTCCGTATCGGAAATTCTTATACGCATCGGTTCACCGCTTGGCTCCGTTTGCTCCTCCTCACCGGACATCTCAGACAGCGAAGCCAGCACATCGTCGAAGCTCATGCTTCCGCCTTCCGTGATCGCGACTCGGGCAGTCACGTCGGAAAGCTCCACTGACTTGATTTCGATTTGTCCGAACACGCTGACGATTTGCGGATTGACTGAAGCGCGTCCGACTTCCAGCAGGGGCTCACCATCTCCCGACACCTGCAGACCATAGAGTCGGGTTTCCAGCGTTAGCGGATTGAAGCTCGCCTTCTCCACGGCGACCTCTCGCCCCAGCATTGCAGGTCCGCGCCTTTCCAGCTGCGATTTCAAGATAGCGGGAACTCCCCAAATGCCAAAGCACAGGTAGAGCGAAAACAGGACCAGCGCGGTCACGATCACGCGTTTCAGCCAAGGACGTTTTACAAGAAAGGAAGCACTCATGTCTCGGGAACAACCTGTTCCAAAGCCCGAATTTTGGCAAGGATTGGGGTTGAGATAAGCTCGCTTTTCCGTCTCAACCCAAAGCGTGATTTCAAATCAGACCTTCGACGCGGTTGTCTGGGACATGGACGGCCTTATCTTTGACACGGAGCGACTGTCCTTTCTGGCGTGGCAGCACGGGGCCAAAGCGCTTGGGCAGACCATCGACGAACCGATGTTCATCCGCCTCATCGGCATGAATGCGGCGCGCATCAAAGCGTGCTTGAAGGAATGGCTTGGATCCTCGGTGGACGTCGAGGAGCTCACCCTCGAAGCCAGTCGGCGCTACGACGAGCTCATCGCCAATGGACCACCCTTGAAGCAAGGCGCCATCGACTGCCTCAGGTTTCTTAAGTCGCAATCCGTACCGCAGGCACTGGCCACCTCCTCCTCGCGGCGCTACGCGGAGCGAAAGCTCGGACACCATCAGCTTCTGGATCTATTCGACACTCTCGTCACCGGCGACCAGGTCGCCCACGGCAAGCCCGATCCAGAGCCTTACCTGACCGCGGCCCAGCGTCTTGGCGTCGATCCCGAGCGCTGCATCGCCTTCGAGGATTCGGTCAACGGAATCCACTCCGCTCACACTGCCGGCATGTTCACCATTCTCGTGCCGGACATGGCGCCGCACGACCAAAGCTCGCTCTCAAAGGTGAAAAAGCAGTTCAGCTCGCTGAGCCACGCCTTGCCCTTTCTGCAGGAGCTGTTCACGCCCTGAACGACACGGCCGGCGAAGAACGGCTAGCGCAGGCGATCCGCTAGCGGGTGCCCCATCTCGCGCAAGGCTCCTGCAAACAGCTCCGCATGAGCCCTAGCCCCCGCCTCGTTTAGGTGGGTGTCATCGCTCTTGCCGTCCGGATAGTTCTCATGCTCTCCCGGCTCCAGATGTAGAAACAGCTTTCGGGATTTCTCCGGTCCGAGTTCGAGCAGCATGTCTCGCGTCAGCGCCTCCATATCGATGTAAGCCGCCTCTACATCCCTAGCCACAGCCTGAGCCGCGTCCGGATATTCCCCATGCG is part of the Pelagicoccus sp. SDUM812003 genome and harbors:
- a CDS encoding BatD family protein translates to MRSTCRLLSFITVILSICVSTTWAQNVFWSPSGGTFQEGKGNSLDLVFDGCEPAGELAPPDVDGLSLTFRGTSSSTNIVNGRVTRKVIYSYQAVPNRRGSIEIPSFTVDTDKGDVQVPQARYTVVEATVGSSGAKPEDVFLSRFQLRDGEIYAGEVFELDYYAGAKQDYQLVDLSPPEWETKGLVTNGLKEVQAGSLDLEGQRYTAKAYKARAMATESGILELPGTKQEATIVVGRRRDFLFQEPVYDSFAIESEPFSLEILPLPDNAPPNFSGAVGDFELESRVVPDQVQVGEPVTWTLKLSGEGNWPEGISVPQRTVSNKFRAIQPEIKTEFEQGDLFKGSQSEDIVLIPTEEGVFNFGPLSFSYFDPKQGEYKTIEIPSQRITVSPAAGSPAQPSAPSPAGDAASTFAPPSGAETYDFNLAGENTAKRAPELPQEPLASKTTLPAPRAHLSLLPYTLAAILAPLGVWFILAMIRSVVDDPLRPRRQALRRWRKLTDEATAKGGDALIELQRPWRQALAGYLGLQNTEPSAEEVRLAALQAGNDEFAREFQSLWTLSDQLLYGAKKTSSSDWAALAKRLANAAKCPRYRLGQLFTRQAWMGAAAALCLLLAPATELRADQGADAYESGDFATAEQAWVSSINAEPYVFEHRYNAGLAAAQQQDWGRAWAYWVGAFCLNPHEPRLEWNLKLAHGHTDAYDPVLQSLLEKDGIHRVIRMLSPAGWQRLAIGSLWFAGGFLTLAILTLHLTPSRRSSFLLFLAFALSGTNAYFSKWASSEYGSLSDTDALLVTASVPLNSIPSELDAEQISSAISAGTILRPTRDFLGWLKVTLPNGDIGWIRRENVMPLYGPIDSAPSEQ
- a CDS encoding TlpA disulfide reductase family protein, with protein sequence MEFLKRHWSTLILIVILAGWLGIRMGTDRCPSCVVTDIAQDAVGDEGSPAAKSEVSRLPKLADWTAIDTDGEVVGSESLKGKVGVLVYWATWCGGCKKEIPDLVALREEFPESKVEIIGLSVDEAHKDLEAFAKAAGINYRIARVTESVDKAIGPVDSIPTIILIDQDGRVQFRHSGLVEKEALAERVRSLLVEKPSNYAGI
- a CDS encoding DUF748 domain-containing protein — protein: MSASFLVKRPWLKRVIVTALVLFSLYLCFGIWGVPAILKSQLERRGPAMLGREVAVEKASFNPLTLETRLYGLQVSGDGEPLLEVGRASVNPQIVSVFGQIEIKSVELSDVTARVAITEGGSMSFDDVLASLSEMSGEEEQTEPSGEPMRIRISDTDIRNVTIHFRDLSLEAPYEETLVLESLTGANLGTVPMKELETEGVGGDGSAYHWTFDALLRIASGGSLQMEGGALSLEPWSLSVSSSLQGVQLSSLQPYVSETMLAELAGEAGFDLAVDVTMAAEGETAPEIVVTGEARLGRFSLRDESKEHLRFQSLSLSGLMARLSSMEIEIARIGLLDPFLDLTLSEEGTPVLPQMKTSTAATASSSGAGGQAGNLSLKLAEFNAEGGAARFEDRSLESSFSTEFRDIEISIREISAMMRGEELSASALAQVDLSAFDGSLSLSGALASLEEGGDFSVSANGLDVSQFQPYVSEAANALLEKGRIRFDATGSFDLKGSITVTSNADLTDLQVAHLDEERQFFNLASLSIKSARFDGKELAVAEVEVVDPGLSVWQDEEDLNLYRIEKRIQEDFEKQVEVARETTGEEDLSVRLDRFLVRGGGLNFSDSTLVSTLRTRLTDFELLVENLSTDPLQVANFSISTEVDEGGRMKGEGAFQLADPEAQSDLSLTVNGFDMTAISPYWETYLGRKLAKGQFEIVSTYKIRNSQLEGTNSFRIDQLTLGDRVESSEAINLPVGFAISLLKDPSGMISYDGLRVSGDLSSPNVSIGGLILQTFGNLVLKAATSPFKFLAGMVGGSEDLDTIHFDPGSIAISGETRSKVDSLVKILNQRPALRLELIENTKMDEESAYLKKRYARHVLANPDFEPNSVVDLLADYDQSAFQAGLELSYDQLKEQEAQQQIADSRSEIETEQPEVNPKSKADADEALKTREKVNLLTRLARLIGLKRGDDSQKSDQADSGVAQASEAVSAKAEPTSEAPEPTEEPEPTAEEKFAYVLERLDRLELDPEWIRQLGHERMLAVKKALTDDGEIESSRIFIADTAAGDGAMSKSADLVLKLTD
- a CDS encoding HAD family phosphatase, whose protein sequence is MISNQTFDAVVWDMDGLIFDTERLSFLAWQHGAKALGQTIDEPMFIRLIGMNAARIKACLKEWLGSSVDVEELTLEASRRYDELIANGPPLKQGAIDCLRFLKSQSVPQALATSSSRRYAERKLGHHQLLDLFDTLVTGDQVAHGKPDPEPYLTAAQRLGVDPERCIAFEDSVNGIHSAHTAGMFTILVPDMAPHDQSSLSKVKKQFSSLSHALPFLQELFTP